The Mucilaginibacter yixingensis genome window below encodes:
- a CDS encoding universal stress protein, with translation MTTESKNGSVKDFIDLVKKSRRGKLKVYIGMSAGVGKTYRMLQEAHALQKNGISIQVGYIETHNRAETHALLDGLSVIPRRTVFYKGKELEEMDLQTILNRHPEVVIVDELAHTNIEGSKNAKRWQDVMDLLEAGISVITAVNIQHLESLNEDVENITGVTITERIPDKILQIADEIVNIDLTADELIERLREGKIYDKAKIERALQNFFQGDKILQLRELALKEVAHYLERKIDMEVPKQIKLRPEKFLACISSNAHTSKVVIRKTARLASYYRSPWIVLYVQTESESGNRIKLDKQRHLINNFKLATELGAEVLKVKSANIAQTIMQVAEEREVTTICIGKPHLNLFQVILRTAIFNQLLRKIAATETDLVILS, from the coding sequence ATGACCACTGAAAGCAAAAACGGTTCTGTAAAAGACTTCATCGACCTGGTGAAAAAATCTCGCCGGGGTAAGCTGAAGGTTTATATTGGCATGAGCGCCGGTGTAGGCAAAACCTACCGTATGCTACAGGAGGCGCATGCCCTGCAGAAAAATGGCATCAGCATACAGGTTGGGTACATAGAAACACACAACCGCGCCGAAACACATGCCTTGCTTGACGGGCTTTCTGTTATTCCCCGGCGCACTGTTTTTTACAAGGGTAAGGAGCTGGAAGAGATGGATCTGCAAACCATTCTGAACCGTCACCCTGAAGTGGTGATTGTGGATGAACTGGCGCATACCAATATTGAAGGCAGCAAAAATGCCAAGCGCTGGCAGGATGTGATGGATCTGCTTGAGGCCGGTATCAGTGTCATTACCGCGGTAAACATTCAACACCTGGAGAGTTTGAATGAGGATGTAGAGAACATCACCGGTGTTACTATTACCGAGCGTATCCCCGATAAGATTTTGCAGATAGCCGATGAGATTGTGAACATCGATTTAACTGCTGATGAACTGATTGAGCGCCTGCGTGAGGGTAAGATCTACGATAAGGCCAAGATAGAACGGGCCCTGCAGAACTTTTTCCAGGGAGATAAGATACTGCAGTTACGCGAGCTAGCGCTGAAAGAGGTGGCGCATTACCTGGAGCGTAAGATTGATATGGAGGTGCCCAAGCAGATTAAGCTTCGGCCTGAGAAATTTCTGGCTTGCATCTCATCCAACGCCCATACTTCCAAAGTGGTGATTCGTAAAACGGCGAGGCTGGCATCCTACTATCGCTCGCCGTGGATTGTTCTGTATGTGCAAACCGAAAGTGAGAGCGGTAATCGCATTAAGCTGGACAAGCAGCGTCACCTCATTAATAATTTTAAGCTGGCGACAGAGCTGGGTGCCGAAGTACTGAAGGTAAAAAGCGCAAACATTGCGCAAACAATTATGCAGGTGGCCGAGGAACGCGAGGTCACCACCATTTGTATTGGAAAACCACATTTAAACCTGTTCCAGGTGATATTGAGAACAGCTATTTTTAACCAGCTGTTACGCAAGATTGCCGCGACAGAAACCGATTTAGTTATACTGTCATGA
- a CDS encoding porin produces the protein MKKTLSIITLATLALASRAQDKPADPPLAISGSVDTYYKYDFSGHNNIPTSFVSDQNSFSIGMVDLALKKKVSKASFVGELSFGPRGEGQSIPNQGTNGQSFHIQNLYVGYDLTDKLNVTAGYMATFVGYEVVSPAGNFNYSTSYLFTNGPFQNAGVKLTYAFSDKVSLMAGLFNDAWNTYTSLGRINTVGAQLMVVPVKGWTAYLNLLSGPASGTEYDLTTTYQLTSAFKLGLNGADFTGPKVATGDKGGFYGAALYPQLAVSPVVTLGVRGEYFKTKAGAVTTLGPVQGESVTSVTLTANIKGGPLTFIPEVRLDNGSKQMFTDNKLAPTKAASQFALAAVYAF, from the coding sequence ATGAAAAAGACACTCTCTATTATAACACTTGCCACCCTGGCGCTGGCATCCCGCGCGCAGGACAAACCTGCTGATCCGCCGCTGGCGATATCGGGTTCGGTAGATACTTATTATAAGTATGATTTTTCGGGACATAACAACATCCCGACCAGTTTTGTATCAGACCAAAACTCGTTCTCTATCGGTATGGTAGATCTGGCACTGAAGAAGAAAGTAAGCAAGGCCTCGTTTGTGGGCGAGCTGTCGTTTGGTCCGCGCGGGGAGGGGCAGTCTATCCCGAACCAGGGCACAAACGGACAATCGTTCCATATTCAGAACTTATATGTGGGGTACGATCTGACCGATAAGCTGAACGTAACCGCCGGTTACATGGCTACCTTTGTAGGGTATGAAGTGGTATCGCCGGCAGGCAATTTCAACTACTCTACCTCGTACCTGTTTACTAACGGTCCGTTCCAGAATGCAGGTGTGAAACTGACCTATGCTTTCTCTGATAAAGTGAGCCTGATGGCCGGTTTGTTTAACGATGCCTGGAATACTTACACCTCGCTGGGACGCATCAACACCGTTGGTGCACAGTTAATGGTGGTTCCGGTAAAAGGCTGGACGGCTTATTTAAATCTGCTGTCGGGCCCTGCATCAGGTACCGAGTATGATCTGACCACCACTTATCAGCTTACCAGCGCATTTAAGCTGGGATTGAATGGAGCCGATTTTACCGGCCCGAAGGTAGCCACTGGCGATAAAGGAGGCTTTTATGGAGCTGCTTTGTACCCCCAACTGGCAGTATCACCGGTTGTAACACTGGGTGTACGCGGCGAATATTTTAAAACTAAGGCAGGTGCGGTTACTACACTGGGGCCTGTTCAGGGTGAGTCGGTAACGTCAGTCACTTTAACAGCCAACATTAAAGGCGGACCGCTTACATTTATACCGGAAGTGAGACTGGATAATGGTTCAAAACAAATGTTTACAGATAACAAACTGGCGCCAACCAAAGCGGCATCGCAATTTGCACTGGCGGCGGTTTATGCGTTTTAA
- a CDS encoding K(+)-transporting ATPase subunit C: MKKYLIPSIRLTLVLTVLLCVVYPVLISFVGKLSKGHGDGETISVKGKVVGYAKIGQSFTKPQYFWGRPSAVGYNAAGSGGSNKGPSNPDYLKDVNNRIDTLLKYHPYLKRSDIPADMITASGSGLDPDISPAAARMQVKRVAQYRKLDEQKVATLVEAHIEKPLMGMFGPEHVNVLKLNVALDELK; encoded by the coding sequence ATGAAAAAATACTTAATACCATCAATTCGCTTAACCCTGGTGTTAACCGTTTTGTTATGCGTTGTTTATCCTGTGCTCATATCATTTGTGGGCAAACTTTCAAAGGGACATGGTGATGGCGAAACCATCAGTGTAAAGGGCAAGGTAGTAGGCTATGCCAAAATTGGACAAAGCTTCACCAAGCCGCAATATTTCTGGGGCAGGCCATCAGCAGTGGGTTATAATGCGGCCGGTTCTGGCGGCTCTAACAAAGGTCCAAGTAACCCAGATTATTTGAAAGACGTGAATAACCGCATCGACACACTTTTAAAATATCACCCATATCTGAAACGCAGCGATATCCCTGCTGATATGATAACCGCCAGTGGTAGTGGTCTGGATCCGGATATCTCGCCGGCTGCTGCCCGCATGCAGGTAAAACGTGTGGCGCAATACCGCAAGCTTGACGAGCAAAAGGTAGCCACCCTGGTAGAGGCACATATTGAAAAACCGCTGATGGGCATGTTCGGTCCGGAGCACGTAAACGTGCTGAAACTGAATGTGGCGTTGGATGAGTTGAAATAG
- the kdpB gene encoding potassium-transporting ATPase subunit KdpB: MKTQSNKLFEPALVQTALKESFIKLNPKVMLRNPVMFTVEVGTAIMLYVTIYSLNHHDQGSFVYNFSIFIILLLTVLFANFAEAIAEARGKAQADSLRKTREETPANVLMTDGSIIVKSSNELRKGDVFVCETGDTIPTDGEIIEGLATIDESAITGESAPVIREAGGDKSSVTGGTKVLSDRIKVEVTTQPGESFLDKMIALVEGASRQKTPNEIALTILLASFTLIFIIVCVTLKPFGDYAKTPITIAALISLFVCLIPTTIGGLLSAIGIAGMDRALRANVITKSGKAVETAGDIDTLLLDKTGTITIGNRKATNFWPAKGVNDDELIKASVLSSLADETPEGKSIIELSLTPTLSSGEGAVNSIRRLIDQHRSFSFGEGQGEVQFIKFTAETRSSGINTANGDRIRKGAFDSIRNMALKAGKSVQMEVEERVRIIASNGGTPLVVSKNDEILGVIELQDIIKPGIAERFERLRKMGVKTVMVTGDNPLTAKFIANKAGVDDFIAEAKPEDKMNYIKHEQTGGKLVAMMGDGTNDAPALAQADVGVAMNSGTQAAKEAGNMVDLDNDPTKLIEIVEIGKQLLITRGTLTTFSIANDVAKYFAIVPALFIASIPALQAINIMHLHSPESAILSAVIFNAIIIPMLIPLALKGVEYKPIGASALLRRNLLIYGLGGVVAPFIGIKLIDIVVALFI; encoded by the coding sequence ATGAAAACTCAATCTAATAAATTATTTGAACCGGCGCTGGTGCAAACCGCACTTAAAGAGTCGTTCATTAAGCTGAACCCTAAGGTGATGCTGCGTAACCCGGTAATGTTTACCGTGGAAGTGGGCACTGCCATTATGCTGTATGTAACTATTTACAGCCTGAATCATCATGATCAGGGTTCATTTGTTTATAACTTTTCCATCTTCATTATTCTGCTGCTCACCGTGTTGTTTGCCAACTTTGCCGAGGCCATTGCCGAAGCCCGCGGTAAAGCCCAGGCCGATAGTTTGCGTAAGACTCGCGAGGAAACACCGGCCAATGTGCTGATGACAGACGGAAGCATCATCGTCAAATCATCAAACGAATTGCGCAAAGGCGATGTGTTTGTGTGCGAAACCGGTGACACCATCCCGACCGATGGCGAGATCATAGAAGGTTTGGCTACTATTGATGAATCGGCCATTACGGGCGAGTCTGCCCCGGTGATCCGTGAGGCGGGTGGCGATAAATCATCGGTTACCGGTGGTACCAAAGTACTGTCAGACCGCATTAAGGTGGAGGTAACCACCCAGCCGGGCGAGAGCTTTCTGGATAAGATGATTGCCCTGGTAGAGGGTGCATCGCGCCAGAAAACACCTAACGAGATAGCCCTCACCATTTTGCTGGCCAGCTTTACGCTCATCTTTATTATTGTGTGCGTTACGCTGAAACCCTTTGGCGATTATGCTAAAACACCCATCACCATTGCGGCCCTCATCTCTCTTTTTGTTTGTTTAATTCCTACCACTATCGGTGGCCTGCTTTCTGCCATTGGTATTGCCGGGATGGACAGGGCGCTGCGTGCCAATGTGATCACCAAATCGGGCAAGGCAGTAGAAACGGCCGGCGATATTGACACCCTGTTGCTGGATAAAACCGGCACCATCACTATTGGTAACCGTAAAGCCACCAATTTCTGGCCGGCCAAAGGTGTTAATGATGATGAGTTGATAAAAGCTTCGGTACTATCATCCCTGGCTGATGAAACGCCTGAAGGTAAGTCTATCATTGAACTAAGCCTCACCCCAACCCTCTCCAGCGGAGAGGGGGCTGTTAATAGCATCAGAAGATTAATAGACCAACATCGTTCCTTCTCCTTTGGAGAGGGTCAGGGTGAGGTTCAGTTTATCAAATTTACTGCCGAGACACGTTCCAGCGGGATCAATACTGCTAACGGCGATCGCATCCGCAAAGGTGCTTTCGATTCGATCCGTAACATGGCGCTGAAAGCTGGCAAGTCAGTACAGATGGAGGTAGAAGAACGTGTACGAATCATTGCATCAAACGGTGGTACTCCGCTGGTGGTGTCTAAAAATGATGAGATTTTGGGTGTGATTGAGTTGCAGGATATCATTAAACCAGGCATTGCCGAACGTTTTGAACGCTTGCGTAAAATGGGCGTGAAAACAGTAATGGTAACGGGCGATAACCCGCTCACTGCCAAGTTTATTGCTAATAAAGCAGGAGTAGATGATTTTATTGCCGAGGCCAAGCCAGAGGATAAGATGAACTACATTAAACATGAGCAAACCGGCGGTAAACTGGTAGCCATGATGGGCGACGGTACTAACGATGCCCCCGCACTGGCCCAGGCCGATGTAGGTGTGGCCATGAACAGTGGCACCCAGGCCGCCAAAGAAGCCGGCAACATGGTGGATTTGGATAACGACCCTACCAAGCTGATTGAGATTGTGGAGATTGGCAAGCAACTGCTCATCACCCGCGGTACACTTACCACATTCTCTATTGCTAATGATGTGGCCAAATACTTTGCCATCGTTCCGGCGCTGTTCATTGCCTCTATACCGGCGTTGCAGGCTATTAATATTATGCATTTGCACAGTCCGGAGAGTGCTATTCTGTCGGCGGTGATCTTTAACGCCATCATCATCCCTATGCTGATTCCATTGGCGCTGAAGGGAGTGGAGTACAAGCCGATAGGCGCCAGCGCGCTGCTGCGCCGCAACCTGCTCATTTATGGGCTGGGTGGTGTTGTAGCGCCGTTTATAGGCATTAAACTGATAGATATTGTAGTGGCACTGTTTATATAA
- the kdpA gene encoding potassium-transporting ATPase subunit KdpA translates to MNTELLGIIASFAITLLIAIPLGKYLAKMYAGERVWTDFLKPLERGIYKLSGINPDEPMDWKQFLKAMMTINLLWLVYGFFVLMYQDKLPLNPDGNPGQTPDLAFNTIISFVVNCNLQHYSGESGATYLTQHFIFMFLQFVSAATGLAAAVAVFKAFRDKTTNNLGNFWDFFVKSITRLLLPLSIVMAIILAFNGTPSSYAGKDKFISLQGDTVQVSRGPAAQFIAIKHLGTNGGGWFGANSIHPLENPNYLTNMTEIIAQVIIPVAMVLALGFYIRRKKLGWIIFGVMTLGVLMLMIPTISSELGGNPAIAKMGVTQATGAMEGKEVRIGPMATAYWSTLTTVISTGSVNGFHDSTMPLTGLWQLLAMMINSFYGGCGVGVLNYFVYVIIAVFISGLMVGRTPEFLGHKVEAREVKIAALITLLSPFLIMAGTALATHVFNHYPNANWSVKPSGWLNNPSYHGFSEMLYEYTSSNANNGSGFEGLGDNNIWWNLSTGVVLFFGRFLPIIGPVAIAGLLARKKYVPESAGTLKVDTLTFGIMTFAVIIVLNALSYFPALVLGPIAEYFSMK, encoded by the coding sequence ATGAACACTGAACTACTCGGAATAATCGCCTCGTTCGCCATCACGCTGCTGATAGCGATCCCTTTAGGGAAATATCTGGCCAAAATGTATGCCGGCGAACGGGTGTGGACCGACTTTCTGAAACCGCTGGAACGCGGCATCTACAAACTATCGGGTATTAACCCCGATGAGCCGATGGACTGGAAACAGTTTCTTAAAGCCATGATGACCATTAACCTGCTCTGGCTGGTGTATGGTTTTTTTGTATTGATGTATCAGGATAAGTTACCCCTTAATCCCGATGGCAACCCGGGGCAAACACCCGATCTGGCTTTCAATACCATCATTAGCTTTGTGGTGAACTGTAACCTGCAGCACTACAGCGGCGAGAGTGGCGCCACTTATCTTACGCAGCATTTTATCTTCATGTTTCTGCAGTTTGTAAGCGCGGCTACAGGTTTGGCTGCCGCGGTTGCTGTTTTCAAGGCCTTCCGCGATAAAACCACCAACAACCTGGGTAACTTCTGGGACTTCTTTGTAAAATCAATTACCCGTTTGCTGCTGCCACTGTCTATCGTAATGGCTATTATACTGGCCTTTAACGGTACGCCATCAAGCTATGCCGGTAAAGACAAGTTTATCTCGCTACAGGGCGATACCGTGCAGGTATCCCGCGGTCCGGCGGCGCAGTTTATTGCCATTAAGCATTTGGGTACCAACGGTGGCGGCTGGTTTGGCGCCAACTCTATCCACCCGTTAGAGAACCCCAACTATCTCACCAACATGACGGAGATTATTGCGCAGGTAATTATCCCCGTAGCTATGGTACTGGCGCTGGGCTTTTACATCCGCCGCAAAAAATTGGGCTGGATCATTTTTGGGGTGATGACGCTGGGCGTGCTGATGCTGATGATTCCTACAATCAGCAGTGAGTTAGGCGGTAACCCGGCCATTGCCAAAATGGGCGTAACACAGGCTACTGGTGCTATGGAGGGCAAAGAGGTGCGCATTGGCCCAATGGCTACTGCCTATTGGAGTACGCTCACCACGGTAATCTCTACTGGTTCTGTAAACGGATTTCATGACAGTACCATGCCGCTCACCGGCCTGTGGCAACTGCTGGCTATGATGATCAACTCATTTTATGGTGGTTGTGGGGTAGGTGTGCTGAACTATTTTGTGTATGTCATCATCGCTGTGTTTATATCGGGACTGATGGTTGGCCGTACGCCAGAGTTTCTGGGACACAAAGTTGAGGCCCGCGAGGTGAAGATAGCCGCGTTGATTACCCTGCTTAGTCCATTCCTGATTATGGCGGGCACAGCATTGGCCACACACGTATTTAACCACTATCCAAATGCCAATTGGTCGGTTAAACCTTCGGGCTGGCTTAACAACCCAAGCTACCATGGCTTTTCCGAAATGCTGTATGAGTACACCTCATCCAACGCCAACAACGGTTCCGGTTTTGAGGGACTGGGCGATAACAATATCTGGTGGAACCTGAGCACAGGCGTGGTATTATTCTTTGGCAGGTTCTTACCAATTATTGGTCCGGTAGCCATTGCTGGTTTGCTGGCCCGGAAGAAATATGTGCCAGAGTCTGCCGGTACATTGAAGGTAGATACGCTCACCTTCGGGATAATGACTTTTGCGGTGATCATTGTACTCAACGCCCTGTCATATTTCCCTGCACTGGTACTGGGACCTATTGCTGAATATTTTTCAATGAAGTAA
- a CDS encoding potassium-transporting ATPase subunit F: protein MLALFIISLAAFIYMVYVLLKPEKF from the coding sequence ATGTTAGCACTATTTATCATCTCCCTTGCGGCTTTCATATACATGGTATATGTGCTGCTTAAACCCGAAAAATTTTAA
- a CDS encoding glycosyltransferase, protein MYILEAMLKGRNIICISSTEWRGDYIKATVELMKEMAVHNKLLFINSPYTIKDVADGLLNKKDTELRRSFGLKSRIEVLKLENGGTVYLLTPPPAFTINFLPEGALYQAMLRFNCWQVLMVTKRALKKLGMERDLINIVAFNQGMGVMTGRKYGEKTLIYHCYDEINGAHPWLQKHGVALENRFLKMADGVIVTSRGLYEAKRKLTKACYIVKNAVKLDLFIKGFQPEVTAKKVVGYIGTIDERLDYDLLTHLLQEMPEVDFVFVGRVTTDFHEEDVLKKFPNAVFTGAKRPEELPEYLKTFSAGIIPFAKSDFTKGIYPMKINEYLATGLPVVSTNFSYLDDFEGVISIADDKYTFLKNLQTELQNDTPELKQMRLEVAQQNTWEVRAEELSDVIEKIEAGKA, encoded by the coding sequence GTGTATATCTTAGAGGCAATGTTGAAGGGCCGTAATATTATATGCATCAGCAGCACCGAATGGCGCGGCGATTACATCAAAGCAACTGTGGAGCTGATGAAAGAAATGGCGGTACACAACAAATTGCTGTTTATAAACAGTCCATACACTATAAAAGACGTTGCCGATGGCCTGCTCAACAAAAAGGATACAGAACTGAGGCGATCTTTTGGCCTTAAAAGCCGCATAGAGGTACTTAAATTAGAGAATGGCGGCACCGTTTACCTGCTTACCCCTCCGCCAGCCTTTACTATTAACTTTTTACCCGAGGGAGCTCTGTACCAGGCAATGCTGCGCTTTAACTGCTGGCAGGTGCTAATGGTAACTAAAAGAGCACTTAAAAAACTGGGGATGGAGCGGGATCTCATTAATATTGTTGCTTTTAACCAGGGCATGGGAGTAATGACCGGCCGTAAATATGGTGAGAAGACATTGATCTATCACTGTTATGATGAGATAAATGGTGCGCACCCATGGCTGCAAAAGCACGGCGTTGCGTTAGAGAACCGGTTTTTGAAAATGGCAGATGGTGTTATAGTCACTTCGCGCGGCCTGTATGAGGCCAAACGGAAACTTACCAAAGCCTGTTACATTGTAAAGAATGCGGTAAAGCTTGACCTGTTTATTAAAGGTTTCCAGCCAGAGGTTACCGCTAAAAAGGTGGTGGGCTATATCGGTACCATAGATGAGCGCCTGGATTACGACCTGCTAACTCATCTGCTGCAAGAAATGCCCGAGGTAGATTTTGTGTTTGTTGGTCGCGTAACTACCGATTTTCATGAGGAAGATGTATTAAAGAAATTCCCCAACGCTGTCTTTACCGGTGCCAAACGGCCGGAGGAACTGCCCGAATACCTGAAAACCTTCTCGGCCGGTATTATCCCTTTTGCCAAAAGCGATTTTACTAAAGGTATCTACCCCATGAAGATTAATGAATACCTGGCAACAGGCCTGCCTGTGGTAAGTACCAACTTTAGTTACCTTGATGATTTTGAAGGCGTGATTAGCATTGCCGATGATAAATATACTTTCCTGAAAAACCTGCAAACCGAATTGCAGAACGATACACCGGAGTTAAAGCAAATGCGTTTGGAAGTAGCCCAGCAAAACACCTGGGAGGTAAGAGCAGAGGAGCTATCAGACGTAATTGAAAAAATAGAGGCAGGCAAGGCTTAA
- a CDS encoding methyltransferase domain-containing protein has product MDNQKLYIHYGCGQCAPKEWKNFDVSPTLRIQKTPVLGWLLKKGLGQVFDRNVQYGDVTKGLPGIKENTADGVYCSHVLEHMSLADFRVAIANSYKMLKPGGRFRLIMPDLKVLVDDYITDKEKGDPEASVRFIKRTLMAMEERPKDLKAVSKLAYGYLNHLWLWDTESTINELEKVGFTKIRRAEFNDSEDEMFKMVENPKRFELCVKLEAVK; this is encoded by the coding sequence ATGGACAACCAAAAGCTATACATACACTACGGCTGCGGACAATGTGCCCCCAAAGAGTGGAAAAATTTTGATGTTTCGCCAACCCTACGCATCCAGAAAACCCCTGTGTTGGGTTGGCTGTTAAAAAAAGGCCTGGGCCAGGTGTTTGATAGAAATGTGCAGTATGGCGACGTGACCAAGGGCCTACCCGGCATAAAAGAAAACACTGCCGATGGCGTTTACTGCTCGCACGTACTTGAACACATGTCGCTGGCAGATTTTAGGGTGGCTATTGCCAACAGCTATAAGATGTTGAAACCGGGTGGCCGTTTCCGATTGATTATGCCCGACCTGAAGGTTCTGGTTGACGATTATATTACCGACAAAGAAAAAGGTGACCCTGAGGCATCGGTACGTTTTATTAAACGCACGCTAATGGCAATGGAAGAGCGCCCGAAAGATCTGAAAGCCGTATCAAAACTGGCCTATGGTTATCTGAACCACCTGTGGCTGTGGGATACCGAATCGACCATTAACGAGCTAGAAAAAGTAGGTTTCACCAAAATTCGCAGGGCGGAGTTTAATGACTCTGAAGACGAGATGTTTAAAATGGTTGAAAACCCAAAACGCTTTGAGCTGTGCGTAAAGCTGGAAGCCGTTAAGTAA
- the metG gene encoding methionine--tRNA ligase produces MSQLDNFKRYTITSALPYANGPLHIGHLAGAYIPADIFVRYLRLLKKDVVYICGSDEHGAAITIKAKKEGTTPQAIIDKYHAQIRDSFAEFGISFDIYHRTSSPIHHDLSQEFFLNLYEKGEFVEKFSEQYFDEDFQQFLADRYITGTCPNCSNPSAYGDQCERCGTSLNPTDLINPVSTLSGKTPVLKPTKHWYLPLDKYQAWLESWIATKEDWKVNVYGQCTSWLKSGLQPRSMTRDLDWGIDVPLEEAKGKKLYVWMDAPIGYISATKQWAEDNGKDWQLYWKKQANEADDTCLIHFIGKDNIVFHCIIFPSILHAHGEYVLPQNVPANEFLNLEGDKLSTSRNHAVWLHEYLQEFPNKQDELRYVLTSILPETSDSEFTWKDYQARVNNELVAILGNFVNRVMVLMHKFFDGKVVGGAKLTDAALNDELGGYYDEMKYSLEAYKFRQALQNVMDMARLGNRYLTEQEPWKTFKTDPEKAREALHNCLVIIGHIATCLQPFLPFTVKKTLSMLNWPTDTIGFDEELVFADGHQLGAASLLFEKVEDAVIDAQIEKLSAKKQAVVAAAVEEAEVAPAKENINYESFATMDIRVGTILAAEKVAKTKKLLKLTIDTGIDQRTVVSGIAEHFEPENIIGQQVSILVNLEPRDIKGITSQGMILMAENAEGKLYFVSPAGQVGNGSVIR; encoded by the coding sequence ATGTCGCAACTCGATAATTTTAAACGTTATACCATCACTTCGGCGCTGCCTTATGCCAACGGACCGTTACACATTGGTCACCTGGCCGGCGCCTATATACCTGCCGATATTTTTGTGCGCTACCTGCGCCTGCTCAAAAAAGACGTAGTTTACATCTGCGGATCTGACGAGCACGGAGCAGCCATCACCATCAAAGCCAAAAAAGAAGGCACCACCCCGCAAGCCATTATTGATAAATACCACGCTCAGATTCGCGATAGCTTTGCCGAGTTTGGTATTTCTTTCGATATCTATCACCGTACGTCATCGCCAATTCATCATGACTTATCGCAGGAGTTTTTTCTGAATTTGTATGAGAAAGGGGAGTTTGTAGAGAAATTCTCTGAACAGTATTTTGATGAAGATTTTCAACAGTTTCTGGCCGACCGTTACATTACCGGTACCTGCCCTAACTGTAGCAACCCTAGTGCCTATGGCGATCAGTGCGAGCGCTGCGGGACATCGTTGAACCCAACTGATTTGATCAACCCGGTATCAACCCTGAGTGGTAAAACCCCGGTGTTAAAACCAACCAAACATTGGTACCTGCCGCTAGACAAATACCAGGCCTGGCTGGAGAGCTGGATTGCCACCAAGGAAGATTGGAAAGTGAACGTGTACGGGCAGTGTACCTCATGGCTAAAATCTGGCCTGCAACCACGCTCTATGACCCGCGATTTAGATTGGGGCATTGACGTGCCGTTGGAAGAAGCCAAAGGCAAAAAGCTGTACGTTTGGATGGATGCGCCGATTGGTTACATCTCTGCCACCAAACAATGGGCCGAGGATAACGGGAAAGACTGGCAACTATACTGGAAAAAACAAGCCAACGAGGCTGATGATACCTGCCTGATCCATTTTATTGGTAAGGACAACATTGTTTTCCATTGCATTATCTTCCCGTCAATTCTGCACGCACATGGCGAGTACGTGTTGCCGCAAAACGTACCTGCTAATGAGTTTTTGAATTTGGAGGGCGATAAGCTGTCTACTTCACGCAATCACGCCGTTTGGCTGCATGAGTATCTGCAGGAGTTTCCAAATAAACAGGATGAGCTGCGTTATGTACTCACCTCGATATTGCCAGAAACCAGCGATAGCGAGTTTACCTGGAAAGATTACCAGGCCCGTGTAAATAACGAGCTGGTAGCTATTTTAGGCAACTTTGTGAACCGTGTGATGGTGTTGATGCATAAGTTTTTTGATGGCAAAGTTGTTGGTGGCGCTAAGCTAACCGACGCTGCCTTGAACGATGAGCTGGGCGGTTATTACGACGAGATGAAGTACAGTCTGGAAGCCTACAAGTTCCGTCAGGCTTTGCAGAACGTAATGGATATGGCCCGCCTGGGTAACCGTTACCTGACCGAGCAGGAGCCTTGGAAGACATTTAAGACCGATCCGGAGAAAGCCCGCGAAGCGCTGCATAACTGTTTGGTAATTATTGGTCACATTGCAACCTGCCTTCAGCCTTTCCTGCCGTTTACCGTAAAGAAAACGCTGAGCATGTTGAACTGGCCGACCGATACCATTGGCTTTGATGAAGAACTGGTATTTGCCGATGGGCATCAACTGGGCGCAGCTTCGCTGTTGTTTGAAAAAGTAGAAGATGCTGTGATTGATGCGCAGATTGAAAAACTAAGTGCCAAAAAGCAAGCAGTGGTAGCAGCTGCAGTTGAAGAGGCCGAGGTTGCACCAGCTAAAGAAAACATCAACTACGAAAGCTTTGCCACTATGGATATCCGCGTAGGTACCATCCTGGCGGCAGAGAAAGTAGCCAAAACCAAAAAGCTGCTGAAGTTGACTATTGATACCGGCATTGATCAGCGCACGGTAGTATCTGGCATTGCCGAACACTTCGAGCCCGAAAACATCATTGGTCAGCAAGTGAGCATCCTGGTAAACCTGGAGCCGCGCGATATCAAAGGCATCACCTCACAGGGGATGATTCTGATGGCCGAGAACGCCGAAGGCAAGCTTTACTTTGTATCGCCAGCCGGTCAGGTAGGCAATGGCTCGGTAATCAGATAA